DNA from Danaus plexippus chromosome 30, MEX_DaPlex, whole genome shotgun sequence:
taaaaatactgtcCTACCTTACAGACAATCATTTTATTGGCCATTCACAATATAAACACGTCACATGGGAAATCGCGAACCGACAGAAAAACCGTGAAAATCGTATCAAGTGTTAaaatcacattatatatatatttatatgtgtgtaaACACTTACCTGACGTCTGTCCTAAACTACTACTCGGCTTGCCTGATTCCTCGTCCTGAAAACAATGAATtagttaacatatatatatataattcatttctaCCCTCATTTCAAAGACAATAAAAATGCATGTCAATCGTGCATGGAGCGTTGGTTATGCGTGCATGCGTGCACGTCTGTTGTACACGCTTGTACACGTGTGGGTACTGTTGTACACGCTTGTACACAACAGCCGCCGCTCACCTCGTTATAGTCCATGTGCTCGTTCTCCAGCTCTCCGTAGTAGAGGCCGTCTTCCTCCACCGTCTCTTCTTTGACGTCCGTCTTTTCCCTTTCTTCTGATTTGCTCTTCTTCGGTGTTTTCTGTGTTGCTATTttcaaaaatcaatattaataagattattatcaatataaagattaatttgtACGGATATATGTGTGGTTATTGTTtaattgagaaataaaaactttgtagTTATGGAGAGATATAGGACAAAATGACTGGGGCGAGACATCCGAGAAGTGACAGTAAGTTAAACAAATAGTGACAGTatgaaaaacatgaaaatttttagaattacaatattactataattttaaaattaaagcctgatcatatttatttatgtataccttcaaaaatactattttttaaaagtgtaaGTAATCTTATCTTGCGATTAAAACTATATGCGAACAACagacaaaaatatgaaaaaaatataatcttctatgaaattttaaatatttggcaGAAACAGTTTCCtaccaaaaaattataattatatatatatataaacaatttaaataactgatAGCGACTAGAgagattacttttaattacaaacttttaaattatatatacatttatatgtatgtgaattCTAGAACATATGATTACgttaatatattgtacaaaGCGGACAAAGCCGGCGGTATGAGCTAGTATGTTAGCTCACCTGCGCTCGTTTCCTTGTTGGCGTGGGCGAGGAGAGCGTCGCTGGCTACGGAGAAGTCTTTGGAGTCCCCGGTAGCGGAGCCCGGGGCTGCCGGGCCGCCCTCGCCGGAACACAAACCTGAGGGTAGGTGATAAattctataacattatatatatataatgttattacaatatattatacgagTGTATCCTAACCTAACACAAATCAATCTAACCTAACAGCAACTGTACTTAATATTATGGCAACATCGACGTAAGTAATTTCGAAGTACCCTCAGATTTGATCTCGTATATTTAGACAGGTATATATGAACATGTTTTAGGTTTCTTGACTTCagcaacaaaatatatcaaacacgCATATAACTCGTGACGTAATCGAGTACAGTCACCAACAAAAATGTCtattctataattttcaactttaatttcattctCGACAGTTTTCTGCGTGCGGTACATTTTTCCGTCGGCCGTACAGACTGGTTAGTCACATGCATCACCTCTTATCTGGAGGGCTTCGGCGGATTTCAACAGGCTCGGGAGCTCCTCCTGCGTGACGTTCACTTCCCCCTTGTACATGAAGTCCACTAGGGCTTGCATTTCACTGAATCTGACAAAAAGAAAAACCTATCATGAGTtacatgtatgtgtgtgtgtatgttacTAACTATAACCTAAACATCCCAATAGGCTtaaggtttatatatatatatatataggtaaaaATCCTAATATCTTTATAgctattataaaaacacacTCAGATTTTTTATGCTCATGTGTGTGATGGATCTCACCGCATGTCCCTCATGAGCACGATGGGATGCTTGCAGGGGTTCTGCAGCAGGAGCCGTTCCAGGTACGCTGAACAAGCTGACAGCACCAACTTGTGACATCTCAACTGTTTTGATTCGCAGGCTAATGTCACGTCAGCAAACTGCTCCGTTAGTAATAGGCGAGGGAATACTGCCTGTAAAATAacatagatatatgtatatatatatattaagagaattaattgtaacaaataattaaaataagaaaaatttgtgcattataattaaattttttta
Protein-coding regions in this window:
- the LOC116776544 gene encoding protein bric-a-brac 2-like isoform X3; this encodes MALPPQQFCVRWNSYHTNLQAVFPRLLLTEQFADVTLACESKQLRCHKLVLSACSAYLERLLLQNPCKHPIVLMRDMRFSEMQALVDFMYKGEVNVTQEELPSLLKSAEALQIRGLCSGEGGPAAPGSATGDSKDFSVASDALLAHANKETSAATQKTPKKSKSEEREKTDVKEETVEEDGLYYGELENEHMDYNEDEESGKPSSSLGQTSEYAIANVQCQYEVTEDDTTATRPPHDHNYDTRDEPPAFIIHQIPASSTQGPFVEVRPSLVTLAPDCLPAVNVIHIGDRTQPMPSQPLGAECMSKRVRRSEVVLRQAADCVSRGSTFQTVSEQFNIPISTIRFFMARKGILPRRRRGRSTQVGH